In Vicingus serpentipes, the DNA window ATTTGAACAATGTGCAGGATTTTTAAGAGTAAAAGGTGATAATGTTTTGGACAATACTTCTGTTCATCCTGAACAATATAAAACAGTTGCTGCTATTGCAAAATCGTTCAACAAAAAAATAGAAGATTTAATTGAAGATGAAACTCTTGTAAATACTCAACTAGATGAAAAACTAGTTGCTCAAGTTGGGAAATTATCCTTACAAGATATCTTAAAAGAGTTAGCTAAACCTGGTTTTGATCCTAGAAAAAAAATAAAAAAATTCAATTTTGATGAAAGCTTAAAAAGTATTTCTGATGTAAAAGAAGGAATGATTTTACCTGGACTAGTTACAAATCTTACCAACTTTGGTGCTTTTGTAGACATTGGTATAAAAGAAAATGGGTTAGTACATATCTCGCACATTACTGATCGTTTTATTTCTAGCCCAATGGAAGAATTAGACTTAAATGATTTTGTTCGAGTAAAAGTAATTGCTGTTGATATTGCTAAGAAAAGGATTGGGTTATCGATAAAAGATGCTAAGAGTTAATCATTAATCTTTTTCCAAAGCACATCTTTCAATTCCATCAACCCTTGTTGGGCAACAGAGGAGATAAACATCCAAGGCACATCAGGCATATCTTGAGCTATTTCAGTTTTAAGTTCATCATCAAGCATGTCAGATTTTGAAATTGCTAATATTCTTTCTTTATCTAAAAGCTCTGGATTAAATTGCTTAATCTCATTCAATAAAGTTTGGTACTCTTTATTGATATCATCACTATCGGCAGCAATTAAAAATAATAAAACAGAATTACGCTCTATGTGCCTTAAAAACCTCAATCCTAAACCTTTACCTTCGTGAGCTCCTTCAATAATACCAGGTATATCTGCCATTACAAACGAACGAAAATCTCTATATTCAACGATACCTAAGTTAGGTACTAAAGTGGTAAAAGGATAGTTTGCTATTTCTGGTTTTGCAGCAGACAAAACCGAAAGCAAAGTAGATTTACCTGCATTTGGGAAACCAACTAAACCAACATCAGCTAATACTTTTAGTTCTAAAATTCGCCATGCTTCTTGATAAGGTTCTCCAGGTTGAGCATATCGAGGTGCTTGATTTGTGGCAGATTTAAAATGATCATTTCCTAATCCACCTCTTCCTCCTTTTACTAAGATTTGTTCCTCTCCGTCTTCGGTTATTTCAAATAATGTCTCTCCGGTTTCTGGGTCTTTTGCAACAGTTCCTAAAGGCACTTCAACATAAGCATCTTCACCTTCTGCACCGGTACTTCTTGAACCACTACCCGCTTCTCCATGCCCTGCTTTTACGTGTCTTTTATATTTTAAATGTAAAAGTGTCCATAAGTTTTTATTCCCTCTCACTATAATATGACCACCTCTACCTCCATCTCCGCCATCAGGACCTCCTTTGGCTTCATATTTTTCTCTTCGGAAATGTCGTGAACCTGCTCCTCCATTACCAGAACGGCAATGAATCTTTACATAATCTATAAAATTTGTACCCGACATTTCTAACTACTCTCCTAATTATTAGCGATTATCAATAGCGCTACACAAACGAGAAAATATTTCTTCAATATCTCCAACGCCATTAATTTTTTGAAATTTATTCTTTGCATTATAAAAATCAGCAACAACTGAAGTTTGTTTATTGTAAACGCTTATTCTATTTGCAATTATACTTTCATCTTGATCATCAGCTCTTCCACTATCTTTACCTCTTTCTAATAATCTTTTAATTAATTCTTCTTCAGCTACATCTAATGCAACCATCAATGATATTGAAGTATTTTTTGATGATAAAAATTTATCTAGAGCTTCTGCTTGAGGTGTAGTTCTAGGAAACCCATCAAAAATATAACCTTTTGCTTCTGGTGTTTTATCCACCTCAGACTCAAGCATACCAATAGTCACCTCATCAGGTACTAATTCTCCTTTATCAATATATGTTTTTGCTAATTTACCTAAGTCAGTTTCTCCTTTAATATTAGCTCTAAAAATATCTCCGGTAGATAAATGAACAAGATTATATTTATCAATTAATTTTGCAGCTTGAGTGCCTTTTCCAGCCCCAGGAGGGCCAAACAATACTATATTTAACATATTATTCCTTTTAAATGCTAATCTTTTAGCACGTATATTGAACTTAAATTTCTTCCTAATCCATCATAATCCAAACCATATCCCAATACAAATGCATTTGGTATTTCCTTCCCTACATAGTCAATTTTATGATCCTTGTTGTAAGCTTCTGGCTTGTACAATAAAGTTGCTATTTTAATACTCTTTGGATTCTTTTCCTTTAAAATATCAAAAAGCTTTACCAATGTATTTCCTGTATCTACAATATCTTCAACTAAAATAATATCTTTCCCTTCTATATCCTCATTTAAACCTATTAATTCATTTATCTTACCAGTACTTTCAGTACCTTCATAAGATGCCATTTTAACAAACGAAGTATAGCAATCTAAATTTATTGATTTCATTAAGTCTCCCATAAACATAAAAGATCCATTTAAAACACCTAAAAAAATTGGTGTTTTCCCTTTGTAATCTTCATTAATTTTTTGAGCAACTTTTTTTATAGCCACATCTAGTTCTTCTTCTGAAATAAATGGCTTAAACGATAGGTCTTTTACTGTAATAGTTTCCATAAAATAAATTGGACTGCAAATGTAACTATTTTAATGATTGATACAGGCTAACCTTTGAGAATAAGTGTTTTTAACCAAAATTATTTGATGAAGTACAATCCTAAAGATACTTTTCTGAGGGATGTAATTCACAAAAGTATTGTCTTTATTAAGGCCTTTTTATAAAACACCTTTCTCTGGAAAACGTCCTTTTTTTGTACGGTAAAAACTTTTAATTTCTTCTATGTCTTTGTCTATATCACCTGTTGGATAAAAAACAGGCCCAAACCCTGCTTCTTTATTGGGATAATCTAAGAAACCAAGAATAATTGGCACATTAGCTTTTTGAGCTATAAAATAAAACCCTTTTTTCCAATCCGGACTATAGCTTCTTGTTCCTTCTGGGGTAACCATCATTGCCATTTTATCATTCTGTTCAAATGATTTAGCAATTTCATCGGTTAAGTTTGTGTTTTTACTTCTATCAACAGGAACCCCTCCCATTAAATCGAATAAAAACCCCATTGGGAAAAAAAACCACTCTTTTTTGATAAAAAACTTAACTGGTATTTTAAAAATGTAAAAATATAGGCGACCATAAAGAAAATCCCAATTACTTGTATGGGGAGCTGCTAAAATCACATATTTTTTAAGTTCAGGAGGAATTGATCCAACTGTTTTCCAACCCAATAATTTATATATAAAAGCGGCTATTTTTGACACTCCGTAAAAATACTTAAAAAGATTTTCTTTGCAGTGCTTTTGGTTTATTTACATACTTGAGAGAAATCTCAAGCCCTCCATTACCATTTGTTACATCAGACAAGCTTGAGTTATTATAATCGTATGAAACACCAAACATGAAATCAGAAAATTGCAAATAAAATTGAGGAATAATTGCATCTCTTACTCTATAATGAGCCCCAAATAGAATAGCAGATTGCTTAAAAAGACCCGAATATCTTGTTTCTGAACCGAACCCTATTTTAATTAATAAACCTGCCGTAATTTCTTTGTATTTTAATTGTTGAGCATAAAACATAGATGGAACAAGAGCAACTGAAGAACCACCCATATCAAAGGTACCTGAGAATTGACCAACGATTTTCATATTTAATTGTTCTTCAGCAACACCTAAAAAATCTTGTTTTGGCTTATTAATATGATAAGCTGCTAATCCAACATTAAAACTTTTTATTTCACTTCCTAAAAAATATTGAGAGGAGTTTTGAAATTTATAATAGATTCCAGCTCCTATATCCGTATAAAGTTTAGAACTTAAACTTCCTACTTCATTAGAGTTTATTTCTGTATCAAAGCCTTCACCATCAAACTGATTACCCCAGGTTAATTTAGAAAGTTTTGCTGAATATTGCCCAAAACCAATTTGAATACCTGCAGAGAAACTATGATAATCACTAACAGGCAATATACCTGCAACAGAAACTCCACCTAAAAAATTACCATAATTAGCATCTCCGGCGGCGTCTTGATAAAAATTACCCCCCACACCTAAATGAGCTCTTTTACCATTGCCTTTGGCAACAGGCATATCAAAAGATGCTGCATAAGTTTTATATGCTGCACCTAATCCTCCCCACTGTGTTTTATAATTGAGAATACCTCTAAATGAACCCATAAATGAACCTGTAGCTCCTGGATTAATTAACTGAGGTGTTTGAGAAAATTGGGAAAAATGTACATCTTGTCCTAAAACTGTTATACTCAACAGAAATAAACATAGTACAGCTATTTTGTTTAACTCTCTCATTACTATCTAATCAAAGTTATATTACCTGATTTAGTTTCAAAATCACCTTCCCAATATGAAACTTTCATTTTATAAACGTAAACACCAGCGCTAGCTTCCTTCCCTTCATAAGTACCATCCCAACCTTCAGTTTCATCATCAGTTTCCCAAACTAATTCTCCCCATCGATTATAAATACTAACTGAAATTGTTTCAATTTGACCTCCATAAACATATAAAATGTCATTATTTCCATCTCCGTTTGGAGAAAAAGCTCCTGGGAATTGTGCTCCTTGCTTTGGAGGAATTGGAATTTCAATATAAACAGCAATAATTGTATCATCTGATAATACATTAAAATTAGCTAAAGCCGATGATGAGCTTGGTAATATATTATGATTTCTAGATTCCCAGTGATCAAAAGAATATGTTTCAGGCAGCAACTCATATTCAAATAAATTAATTGCTGTATTTGTTATGTAACGCTCAGTATATGGATAAAGAGGTGGTATAAATGCATTTGCCTCAACATTTCCTGCTCCTATAGGACTTACATTGAAAGTAATATCAAAAGTATCAATGTATAAAAAATGTGCTACAATACTATCATCAGAAGTAACAGTAATAGTTGCATTTGCAGTAAATTCATCTGGGTTAAAACCTAAAACAGACGATTCCCAATGATCAAAAATATATCCCATTTGTGGTATTGCCACCAATGTAACAAGATCATTAGTTGTATAATTCTGATAATCTGGGTATGTTGGAGGAATAACTGTGTTAACAGATATATCTCCACCTAATATTGGATTAACATTATAAACTATATCAAATGTTTCTAATATTATAAAATGAGCAACAATACTATCAGCTAAATCAGCTGTAATCTGAACAGTAGGATTTAAACTATCAGGAGTGAAAGATGTACTTAAAGATTCCCAATAATCAAAAACATAACCAGGTTGTGGTATTGCTGTTAAATCTATTGTACTTAAAGTTGGATAATAATCTGAATAAACATAAC includes these proteins:
- the obgE gene encoding GTPase ObgE, encoding MSGTNFIDYVKIHCRSGNGGAGSRHFRREKYEAKGGPDGGDGGRGGHIIVRGNKNLWTLLHLKYKRHVKAGHGEAGSGSRSTGAEGEDAYVEVPLGTVAKDPETGETLFEITEDGEEQILVKGGRGGLGNDHFKSATNQAPRYAQPGEPYQEAWRILELKVLADVGLVGFPNAGKSTLLSVLSAAKPEIANYPFTTLVPNLGIVEYRDFRSFVMADIPGIIEGAHEGKGLGLRFLRHIERNSVLLFLIAADSDDINKEYQTLLNEIKQFNPELLDKERILAISKSDMLDDELKTEIAQDMPDVPWMFISSVAQQGLMELKDVLWKKIND
- a CDS encoding adenylate kinase, encoding MLNIVLFGPPGAGKGTQAAKLIDKYNLVHLSTGDIFRANIKGETDLGKLAKTYIDKGELVPDEVTIGMLESEVDKTPEAKGYIFDGFPRTTPQAEALDKFLSSKNTSISLMVALDVAEEELIKRLLERGKDSGRADDQDESIIANRISVYNKQTSVVADFYNAKNKFQKINGVGDIEEIFSRLCSAIDNR
- the hpt gene encoding hypoxanthine phosphoribosyltransferase — encoded protein: METITVKDLSFKPFISEEELDVAIKKVAQKINEDYKGKTPIFLGVLNGSFMFMGDLMKSINLDCYTSFVKMASYEGTESTGKINELIGLNEDIEGKDIILVEDIVDTGNTLVKLFDILKEKNPKSIKIATLLYKPEAYNKDHKIDYVGKEIPNAFVLGYGLDYDGLGRNLSSIYVLKD
- a CDS encoding lysophospholipid acyltransferase family protein gives rise to the protein MSKIAAFIYKLLGWKTVGSIPPELKKYVILAAPHTSNWDFLYGRLYFYIFKIPVKFFIKKEWFFFPMGFLFDLMGGVPVDRSKNTNLTDEIAKSFEQNDKMAMMVTPEGTRSYSPDWKKGFYFIAQKANVPIILGFLDYPNKEAGFGPVFYPTGDIDKDIEEIKSFYRTKKGRFPEKGVL
- a CDS encoding PorP/SprF family type IX secretion system membrane protein produces the protein MRELNKIAVLCLFLLSITVLGQDVHFSQFSQTPQLINPGATGSFMGSFRGILNYKTQWGGLGAAYKTYAASFDMPVAKGNGKRAHLGVGGNFYQDAAGDANYGNFLGGVSVAGILPVSDYHSFSAGIQIGFGQYSAKLSKLTWGNQFDGEGFDTEINSNEVGSLSSKLYTDIGAGIYYKFQNSSQYFLGSEIKSFNVGLAAYHINKPKQDFLGVAEEQLNMKIVGQFSGTFDMGGSSVALVPSMFYAQQLKYKEITAGLLIKIGFGSETRYSGLFKQSAILFGAHYRVRDAIIPQFYLQFSDFMFGVSYDYNNSSLSDVTNGNGGLEISLKYVNKPKALQRKSF